The following proteins are encoded in a genomic region of Cryptomeria japonica chromosome 11, Sugi_1.0, whole genome shotgun sequence:
- the LOC131047158 gene encoding putative leucine-rich repeat receptor-like serine/threonine-protein kinase At2g24130 has translation MMHCVLVLCFHLFLVLFSSTLPQVAAQSNSDEQSLIAIKNSITLDPQNVFDTWIPSIHFCNWTGVSCDGEAHRVESLILDSFELQGTVSPSIGNLSFIKVLYLYNNSLNGEIPNELGRLQRLQQLYLSFNQLHGPIALTLTSCKDLEELSLAYNHLTGSIPPQMHRLKKLQVLMLGSNNLTGTIPSSLANLSSLNIAFLEGNNLQGLIPPELRLLKGLQSLYLFDNHLSGPVPSSLSNISSLVELDLGRNNLNGEIPSELGNLALLQTLYIWGNNFKGPIPRSLANCSQMLQLDLEFNHLTGVVPLEFSKLSHLKFLGLSNNQFVSGSTVIVPILLALSNCTKLNELQIYRNYLTGSMPEQLPKYLSVLLLNGNNITGIIPSQIGNLTNLTQIDFSSNLFTGQIPSSLSNLRKLQRLRLDNKQLEGNIPSIIGEITVLGELSASHNKLSGGIPDTIARLQQHRRLMLHHNNLSGSIPASLGKCYKLELVDLSNNQFTGQIPREVASLSNLQFYFNLSGNSLEGQLPLEIGNMISVQAIDASSNRLRGQIPATLGSCSNLQHLNLSSNKLQGRIPNSLGNLKNLVDMDLSYSNLLGPIPASLRNLTVFEYMNLSFNNLSGEIPKEGVFRNLTAASFMGNLFLCREWIRLPCCPIMLPSGKNNRSRVRTIAIAAGAIVLCFLLIGGLVYRRCHLHIQGKTQGDSTDVSVINYIRHSGVSYQEIVDATNGFDRENLLGTGGFGSVYRGTLNDGTAAAFKILNMQNEKAWKSFITESKVLGNCIHRNLVNVITFCSEPEKKVLVLQFMPRGNLDNLLVSDGGSLDLRKILNLALDVVHGLEYLHHDCPVQVVHCDIKPSNILLDEDMTAHVADFGIAQLTCEPDSLESMTSALSLKGSIGYIPPEYGVGGKVSTKGDVYSYGIVLLEMITRKIPTDDMFVGNLNLHKWVSMHFPDRVEEIVEHTVMRHLEENEIKMVLFPFIHMGLICTNESPLQRPTAQQVAGALEIMWKNLLQSAVTT, from the exons ATGATGCATTGTGTGCTAgtgttgtgttttcatttgttTCTGGTTCTCTTTTCTAGCACTCTGCCTCAAGTTGCTGCCCAATCCAACTCTGATGAACAAAGCCTTATTGCAATCAAGAATTCAATAACCTTGGATCCCCAGAATGTTTTTGACACTTGGATCCCTAGCATTCACTTCTGCAACTGGACAGGAGTTTCTTGTGATGGAGAAGCCCATAGAGTAGAGTCCCTTATTCTTGACAGCTTCGAATTACAGGGGACCGTTTCCCCTTCTATAGGAAATCTTTCCTTCATAAAAGTTCTCTATCTCTATAACAACAGCCTCAATGGGGAGATTCCAAATGAACTAGGGAGACTACAGCGCCTGCAACAACTCTATCTATCATTCAATCAACTTCACGGCCCAATTGCATTGACTCTCACTTCTTGCAAGGATTTAGAAGAATTGTCTCTAGCGTATAATCATTTGACAGGAAGCATTCCACCACAGATGCATCGCCTCAAAAAGCTCCAAGTTCTTATGTTGGGATCCAACAACCTCACAGGTACCATTCCTTCATCTTTAGCAAATCTTTCTTCACTAAATATCGCGTTTCTTGAAGGTAACAATCTGCAGGGCCTAATTCCACCTGAACTACGACTGCTAAAAGGATTGCAGTCGCTCTATTTGTTTGACAATCATTTATCAGGCCCTGTCCCATCTTCTCTGTCAAACATATCTTCCCTCGTTGAGTTAGATCTTGGCAGAAATAACTTGAATGGCGAGATCCCATCTGAGTTGGGCAATTTAGCTCTTTTGCAAACACTTTATATTTGGGGTAATAATTTCAAAGGCCCTATACCAAGATCACTTGCGAATTGTTCCCAAATGCTTCAGCTCGATTTAGAGTTTAATCACCTGACAGGGGTTGTGCCATTGGAATTCAGCAAGTTGTCCCACCTTAAATTTCTGGGTTTATCTAACAATCAGTTTGTCAGTGGCAGTACTGTCATAGTCCCTATTCTCTTAGCTCTGTCCAATTGCACCAAATTGAATGAATTGCAAATCTATCGCAACTACTTGACAGGAAGCATGCCAGAACAACTCCCCAAATATCTGTCTGTACTTTTACTAAATGGGAATAATATAACAGGAATTATACCCTCACAAATTGGTAACCTAACCAATTTGACTCAGATTGATTTTTCTTCTAATCTATTTACGGGCCAGATCCCGTCCTCGTTGAGCAATCTTAGGAAATTGCAGAGATTACGGCTAGATAACAAGCAGCTAGAAGGAAACATACCTAGTATAATTGGTGAAATAACAGTGCTTGGGGAACTATCAGCGAGCCATAACAAGCTTTCTGGAGGAATCCCTGACACCATCGCTCGACTTCAACAACACAGACGCCTTATGCTTCATCACAACAACCTGTCAGGGAGCATACCGGCTAGTTTGGGAAAATGCTATAAATTGGAGCTTGTGGACCTTTCCAACAATCAATTCACTGGACAAATACCCCGTGAAGTGGCCTCACTTTCCAATTTACAGTTTTATTTCAACTTGTCTGGGAATTCATTAGAAGGACAATTGCCTCTGGAGATTGGAAATATGATAAGTGTCCAAGCTATAGATGCCTCTTCCAATAGGTTGAGAGGCCAGATTCCAGCCACACTAGGAAGCTGTTCAAACCTCCAGCATCTTAATCTTTCCTCAAATAAACTACAAGGCCGAATTCCAAACTCTCTTGGTAACTTAAAAAACCTAGTTGATATGGATCTTTCTTATAGCAACCTGTTAGGTCCAATACCTGCTTCTTTGAGAAATCTGACCGTGTTTGAGTACATGAACTTGTCTTTCAATAACTTGAGTGGAGAAATCCCTAAAGAAGGTGTCTTCAGAAACTTGACAGCTGCATCATTTATGGGGAATTTGTTTCTTTGCAGAGAGTGGATTCGTCTTCCCTGCTGTCCAATTATGCTTCCTTCAGGTAAAAACAACAGAAGTAGAGTTCGAACAATTGCAATAGCAGCGGGAGCAATCGTATTGTGCTTTTTGCTTATTGGGGGATTAGTTTACAGGAGATGTCACTTGCATATTCAGGGGAAGACTCAAGGTGACTCTACAGATGTTTCAGTGATAAATTACATCCGCCACAGTGGGGTTTCATATCAGGAGATCGTTGATGCAACAAATGGTTTTGATAGGGAAAATTTATTAGGGACTGGTGGCTTTGGCTCTGTTTATAGAGGTACTTTAAATGATGGTACAGCTGCTGCTTTCAAGATCCTGAACATGCAAAATGAAAAGGCCTGGAAGAGTTTTATTACAGAGAGCAAAGTTCTTGGAAACTGTATCCACAGAAATCTAGTTAATGTTATAACCTTTTGTTCAGAACCTGAGAAAAAGGTATTAGTTCTCCAATTCATGCCTAGAGGAAATTTGGATAATCTGTTGGTTTCAGATGGTGGTTCATTGGACCTAAGGAAAATACTGAACCTAGCATTGGATGTGGTCCATGGATTGGAATATCTGCATCATGATTGTCCAGTGCAAGTTGTACACTGTGATATAAAGCCTAGCAATATTCTCCTGGATGAGGATATGACAGCCCATGTAGCCGATTTTGGGATTGCTCAATTGACTTGTGAGCCAGACTCCTTAGAGTCAATGACTTCAGCTCTCTCTCTCAAAGGATCCATTGGCTACATTCCACCAG AATATGGAGTGGGTGGGAAGGTTTCGACAAAGGGTGATGTTTATAGCTATGGTATTGTGTTGCTAGAAATGATAACCAGAAAGATTCCAACTGATGATATGTTTGTGGGGAACCTGAACCTGCACAAATGGGTCAGCATGCATTTTCCAGATAGAGTGGAGGAGATTGTTGAGCATACAGTGATGAGACATTTAGAGGAAAATGAGATAAAGATGGTTCTTTTTCCATTCATACATATGGGCTTGATTTGTACAAATGAATCACCTCTGCAACGACCCACAGCACAGCAGGTAGCAGGAGCACTAGAAATCATGTGGAAGAACCTCCTTCAAAGTGCAGTGACTACCTAG